The following are encoded in a window of Podospora pseudoanserina strain CBS 124.78 chromosome 6, whole genome shotgun sequence genomic DNA:
- a CDS encoding hypothetical protein (EggNog:ENOG50KOG0504; COG:I): MLAAPMKAPQRPRPFPIHCLPSSTPREPIPAELAPRQLCGIPFFLDCDTIYLSFGTVVLYTASLKLDVADIWVRGTNCPLLTGNRSIMEEWQVQPQTMNPTGPLGRGSRGKLDLAKCDHCRKDRKKCTPQLRQWPQRCDRCEDKGFKCSPSTQARKRRRENPRGLLLSASFLPQDRPSTHPCDDWTHADLSDAISFLKILYRVRTKISLWEKDLGTIYVREDIETLCNIECEFVTVIETLHENLLEHIASKIAGLSTGQNDSENAALEASRLHLAACSILQAKNTEWNEKDYESLSVTESTLINSMIKSNLLNDEIGAVLILEDELLAKRAHSRKDSLHAVETLVSRFEMFRPVMEKLWNWCTVPSKATNLLYGGMSVIERFRNASVIDVNATWIRTLVMEKATWSLQDCLGSPILHGILRGLGRGLWTPSREEEKYLYSNIGPYCDQHNPADILGRSAIHIAVQYNVPGAVTALLESGINPDQEADNGKLALHLAAASGHLEACKVLLNHTEKARCPDHLKKTALDYALRNDNRDIVRLLLESGIGEYDVASISWMALIDAMEQYKTFGVCTEVLNWYEMAFSPASLDTIQDSDGATVLHIAVLVGNLEVVQELAKRSAKWRRGSINLQDKNGRTALCLAVCKKTEKDWLAIIRTLLGIDGIDIDVRDHKGKAPMDYAKERELSLVVRMLENKQNASTRGEATNSSKHCLQTTHSVPEGVALPIPSQQPLHLLPPPASEPGYWSQGYFPHFSQDNNNNQPF, encoded by the exons ATGTTAGCGGCACCCATGAAGGCACCTCAGCGCCCAAGACCTTTCCCAATACATTGCCTAccttcatcaaccccccGGGAGCCAATTCCAGCCGAACTTGCACCACGCCAGCTGTGCGGCATCCCGTTTTTCCTGGATTGCGACACCATATATCTCTCATTCGGGACTGTGGTTCTCTATACTGCCTCCCTCAAGCTTGACGTCGCTGATATCTGGGTGCGAGGCACTAATTGCCCCCTTCTCACTGGCAACAGGAGCATTATGGAAGAGTGGCAAGTCCAGCCACAAACGATGAATCCTACTGGGCCATTGGGGCGGGGCTCCCGTGGGAAGCTCGACCTTGCGAAATGCGATCACTGCCGTAAAGATAGGAAGAAG TGCACACCACAACTACGCCAATGGCCTCAGAGATGTGATCGTTGCGAAGACAAAGGCTTCAAGTGCTCGCCCAGCACACAGGCTCGCAAGcgaagaagagaaaaccCAAGAGGCCTCCTGCTCTCGGCAAGCTTCCTTCCTCAGGACCGCCCATCGACTCATCCTTGTGACGATTGGACCCATGCAGATTT GTCGGACGCGATTAGCTTCTTGAAGATTTTGTATCGTGTGAGAACGAAAATATCCCTTTGGGAAAAGGATCTAGGTACTATATATGTGCGGGAGGACATCGAAACCCTTTGCAACATCGAGTGTGAATTCGTTACTGTCATAGAGACTCTCCATGAGAATCTCCTCGAACACATCGCTTCTAAAATTGCTGGTCTTTCGACCGGACAAAACGATTCGGAGAACGCGGCGTTAGAAGCCTCCAGATTACACCTTGCGGCCTGCAGCATCCTGCAAGCCAAAAACACCGAATGGAATGAGAAAGACTACGAATCACTCTCTGTTACCGAATCCACCCTCATCAACTCGATGATCAAGAGTAATCTTCTCAATGACGAGATAGGTGCTGTTTTGATCTTGGAGGATGAGCTTTTGGCCAAGAGGGCACATAGCCGCAAAGACAGCTTACATGCCGTCGAAACCCTAGTCAGTCGATTTGAGATGTTCCGTCCTGTCATGGAGAAACTCTGGAACTGGTGCACGGTGCCATCCAAGGCAACTAATCTACTGTACGGAGGGATGTCTGTAATTGAAAGGTTTCGAAATGCTTCCGTCATTGACGTCAATGCTACTTGGATTCGAACATTGGTCATGGAAAAGGCTACCTGGAGCCTGCAGGACTGTCTTGGCTCCCCCATTCTGCATGGTATTCTTCGAGGACTTGGCCGAGGGCTGTGGACCCCATCacgagaagaggaaaagtaCCTATACAGCAACATTGGCCCTTACTGCGACCAACACAATCCGGCAGACATTCTCGGTCGCTCTGCCATACACATTGCCGTTCAATACAACGTACCTGGAGCTGTCACAGCTCTACTTGAGTCAGGTATCAATCCCGACCAGGAGGCCGACAACGGGAAGCTCGCACTGCACTTGGCAGCCGCCTCAGGACATTTGGAGGCTTGCAAAGTTCTCCTGAACCACACCGAGAAAGCCCGGTGCCCTGATCACCTCAAAAAGACTGCTTTAGACTATGCTTTACGCAATGACAATCGGGATATTGTCAGGCTTTTATTGGAGAGTGGCATTGGGGAATACGACGTCGCGAGCATTTCGTGGATGGCACTAATTGATGCAATGGAGCAATATAAAACCTTTGGTGTGTGCACAGAGGTTTTGAATTGGTACGAAATGGCATTTTCCCCTGCCTCCCTTGACACTATCCAGGATAGCGATGGAGCCACGGTGTTACATATCGCAGTTCTTGTGGGCAATCTCGAGGTTGTTCAGGAGCTTGCAAAACGGAGTGCCAAGTGGCGCCGGGGCTCGATCAACCTACAAGATAAAAACGGCCGAACAGCGCTATGCTTAGCGGTGTGtaaaaaaacagaaaaggACTGGTTAGCTATCATCCGGACTCTTTTAGGGATTGATGGGATTGACATCGACGTTCGGGATCACAAGGGAAAGGCGCCAATGGATTATGCAAAAGAACGCGAACTATCTCTGGTGGTGCGCATGTTGGAAAATAAGCAGAATGCATCAACTCGAGGGGAGGCCACCAATTCCAGTAAACACTGCCTGCAGACAACTCATTCTGTGCCAGAGGGTGTCGCTTTACCTATACCTTCGCAGCAGCCACTTCacctcctgcctcctcctgcttcagAACCAGGGTATTGGTCGCAAGGTTATTTTCCTCATTTCTcccaagacaacaacaacaaccaaccatTCTGA
- a CDS encoding hypothetical protein (EggNog:ENOG503P2K1), with protein sequence MRLWELVYSKPDGHYLPALCLFLEYETKIQSLPISNSDALSELPFENGINHQSWNMTTLQHATTGNLNGNRPPSPSGQVENLEPVILGTGAALMPITVAIAMVRIATGRAVSKLHVDDFARLGVARHAWDIPLTSINPQVYQVWAAHTVLGIISFFNTKALILTFYLRLFGTVHWVRWMCYSLLSLSVVIYGMIGLWYVAGCVPKNSKLPVCDETGPLILAGGVFTVVADVMLFGMPFPVIRGLRLGRDKKRGLVVLFGFAILIIATSTVSLAYRISIVVNGTEDPSWDGAEVAVTAYVEIFGTVIVASAPALYTFWTRIFTETRLYATLRSGFWCKQRTEPDIRLGQWKTWPAAHGVAAVPVRAKVVGTESSQDLIQEHGGNGGILKTVTVTREVVGD encoded by the exons ATGCGACTCTGGGAATTAGTCTACAGCAAACCCGATGGCCATTATTTACCAGCTCTTTGTTTGTTCTTAGAATACGAAACCAAAATACAGTCTCTGCCTATCTCCAACTCTGATGCACTGTCTGAACTACCTTTCGAGAATGGAATAAACCACCAGTCTTGGAACATGACTACCCTGCAGCATGCCACCACCGGCAACCTCAACGGAAACCGACCGCCTTCACCATCGGGTCAAGTCGAGAACTTGGAACCGGTTATACTGGGAACAGGCGCGGCGTTGATGCCCATCACTGTCGCCATCGCGATGGTCCGGATTGCAACCGGGCGGGCAGTTTCAAAACTGCATGTTGACGATT TCGCCCGGCTAGGCGTAGCCCGTCACGCCTGGGACATTCCGCTTACCAGCATCAACCCTCAAGTCTACCAAGTCTGGGCTGCGCACACTGTTCTGGGTATCATCTCCTTTTTCAACACCAAGGCCCTCATCCTGACGTTTTATCTCCGGCTTTTTGGGACAGTGCACTGGGTGAGGTGGATGTGTTACTCTCTTTTGAGCCTGTCGGTGGTTATATACGGTATGATTGGGCTCTGGTACGTCGCTGGTTGCGTACCCAAGAACTCGAAGCTGCCTGTGTGTGATGAGACAGGGCCGTTGATACTAGCAGGAGGGGTGTTCACTGTGGTGGCGGATGTGATGTTGTTTGGGATGCCGTTTCCGGTTATCAGGGGGTTGAGGCTTGGGAGGGAtaagaagagggggttggtggtgttgtttgggtttgcGATTCT GATTATTGCCACAAGCACAGTCAGTCTGGCGTATCGGATATCGATTGTGGTGAATGGGACTGAGGACCCTTCTTGGGATGGGGCTGAGGTGGCTGTTACTGC ATATGTGGAAATATTCGGCACTGTGATTGTCGCCTCTGCACCGGCTTTGTACACGTTTTGGACTCGCATCTTTACAGAAACACGACTCTACGCGACATTGAGATCTGGCTTTTGGTGCAAGCAGAGAACAGAGCCTGACATCAGACTGGGTCAATGGAAGACTTGGCCAGCCGCGCATGGCGTGGCGGCAGTGCCTGTGAGAGCCAAAGTTGTGGGGACAGAGAGCAGTCAAGACTTGATCCAGGAGCATGGCGGGAATGGTGGGATACTGAAGACTGTGACTGTGACGCGTGAGGTTGTGGGTGATTAG